DNA sequence from the Fundidesulfovibrio magnetotacticus genome:
GGCGATGTGCGGGAGGTCTCTGCCGGCACGCGCGAGGGCATGTACCGCGCTTCGGCCCAGGTGGACGACCTGGCCGGGCAGACCAACGAACTGAGCGGGCTCATCGTCTGCCTGCGCCAGGAGCAGCTCGCCGGGTGCGAACTGCTGGAACGCACCGCCGACAGCAAGAACGAGGCGGTTCAGCGCTGACCGGCCCCTGGGGCTAACGCAGCCCGAGCCTGGCGCGCACCTCGGCCCTTGCCAGGTCGAAATCGCTCTGGAAGCTGGGGCTGGCGCGCAGCGCCAAGAGCACGACGCCCGCCTCCATCTGCCCCGCGCCCACGTCGGCGGGCCAGTGCTGGCCAAGGATCAGGCGGTTCAGGCCGTATTGCACGCCGTAGGTGACGAGCTCGCCGCGCTTCTCGGGAACCATGTCGGCCAGGATCATGCCGTCCACCAGCCCCAGCAGCGTGTGGGCGCTGGGGTAAGAGGCCGGGCTGACCGGCCCCTGGCTGTTGTAGATCCTGTCCAGGTTGATGTTGGTGTTCTCGATGTTTAGGGCCACCCGGGTGAAGAAGGCGTTGGCCGCGGGCAGGTTCTTGGCGTTGAAGTCCTGCCCGAGCACCTGGGAGAAGTCGAAGACCGAGGGGTCGGAGTCCCAGAGGGCGGCGGCGGTCATCTGGGGGGTGGCCGTGGCGGTGACGGCCTGGAGGAGCTGCACGTTGGCGGCCTGGGCGGCTGTGCCCGGGGCGGGCGGAAGCGGCAGGAGCTGGAGGGCCGCCAGGGTGGCCGCCGCGCTGGAGAAGTAGGGGTCCGGCCCCAGGGGCTGGGCCAGGGCCCGGCCGGGAGCCAGACCGGCGACGGCCAGGGACATGCCCAGGGCCAGGAGCAGGAGCGCGCGGCGGCAAAGCGACAGCATGAAGACCTCCGTCAGGGTGCTGCCCGCCCGGCGCGCGATGGAGGAGGGGACACGGCCGGAGCCGACCGGCCGGGCCGCGCTCGGCCGGGAGGGTCCGTTGGCTCTACAGCGTCGCGGGGCGGGCGTCCACTTACGGATGGGAAAGCCAGCGCCGGGCGGTGCCGCGCCGTGCCGCATACGCTGCCACGCCGGGGCGCTCCCCGGTCTCCAGCGGTCGCTTCCCGGCCGCCGACGCAACAGCGCCCGGCAGGTTTCCCTGCCGGGCGCTTGATCATCAGCTCGTTGCGGAGTCGTTATTTCTTCACTTCGGTGTAGTCGGCGTCCACCACGTCGTCGTCGCCCTTGGGGCCGCCAGCCGGGCCGTGGCCACCGGGAGCACCCGGGCCGCCGGCCTCGGGGCCGCCGGGCTGCGCGCCCTGCTGCTGGTAGAGCTTCTCGGCCAGCTTGTGCGACACCTGGGCCAGCTCGTCGGTGGCCTTCTTGATGGCCTCGGCGTCGTCGCCCTTCATGAGCTCCTTAAGCTTCTCGGCCTTGGCCTCGATCTCGCCCTTGGTCACGGCGTCCACCTTGTCGCCCAGCTCGCGCAGGCTCTTCTCGGTGGTGTAGACCAGGGTGTCGGCGTGGTTGCGGGCCTCGATGGTCTCCTGCTTCTTCTTGTCGTCGGCGGCGTGGGACTCGGCGTCCTTGATCAGCCGCTGGATCTCGGCCTCGGAGAGGCCCGAGGAGGCCGTGATCTGGATGGACTGCTGCTTGCCGGTGGCGGTGTCCTTGGCGGTGACGTTGACGATGCCGTTGGCGTCGATGTCGAAGCCCACCTCGATCTGGGGCACGCCGCGCGGGGCGGCGGGGATGCCCGTGAGTTCGAAGCGTCCCAGGGTCATGTTGTCCTGGGCCATGGGGCGCTCGCCCTGGAGCACATGGATGGACACCGAGGGCTGGTTGTCGGCAGCCGTGGTGAACACCTGGGACTTGCGCGTGGGGATGGTGGTGTTGCGCTCGATGAGCTTGGTGAACACGCCGCCCAGGGTCTCGATGCCCAGCGTCAGGGGGGTCACGTCCAGGAGCAGCACGTCCTTCACGTCGCCGGTGAGGATGCCGCCCTGGATGGCCGCGCCCATGGCCACCACTTCGTCGGGGTTCACGGAGCGGTTGGGCTCCTTGCCGAAGAGTTCCTTCACCTTCTGGGAAACCAGGGGCATGCGGGTCATGCCGCCCACCAGGATCACCTCGTCCACGTCGGCGGCGGTGAGCCCGGCGTCGGCCAGCGCTTTCCGGCAGGGGCCGGCGGTGCGCTCCACGAGGTCTTCCACCAGCTTCTCGAGCTTGCCGCGCGAGAGCTTGACCATCATGTGCTTGGGGCCGTTGGCGTCGGCGGTGATGAAGGGCAGGTTGACCTCGGTCTCCATGGCGGTGGAGAGTTCCTTCTTGGCCTTCTCGGCGGCCTCCTTGAGGCGCTGGAGGGCCATGCGGTCCTGGGAGAGGTCGATGCCGTTCTCGCGCTTGAACTCGTCCACCAGGTACTGGATCACGCGGTGGTCGAAGTCTTCGCCGCCCAGGAAGGTGTCGCCGTTGGTGGCGCGCACTTCCACTACGTTGTCGCCCACTTCCAGGATGGAGATGTCGAAGGTGCCTCCGCCCAGGTCGAAGACGGCGATCTTCTCGTTGGCCTTCTTGTCGAAGCCGTAGGCCAGCGAGGCGGCGGTGGGCTCGTTGATGATGCGCTTCACCTCGAGGCCCGCGATGCGCCCGGCGTCCTTGGTGGCCTGGCGCTGGGAGTCGTTGAAGTAGGCGGGCACGGTGATCACGGCTTCGGTGACTGTCTCGCCCAGGTAGGCTTCGGCGTCGGCCTTGAGCTTGGCCAGGATCATGGCGGAGACCTCGGGGGCGGAGTAGCGCTTGCCCTCCACCTCGACGGCGGCGTCGCCGTTGGCCCCGGCCACGATCTTGTAGGGGCAGTGCTTGAGCCACTCGGCCACCTCGGGCGCGTCAAAGGCGCGGCCCATGAGGCGCTTCACGGCGAAGATGGTCTTCTCGGGGTTGGTGACGGACTGGCGCTTGGCGATCTCGCCCACCAGACGTTCTTTGGTGAAGGCGACGATGGAGGGGGTGGTGCGCCCGCCCTCGGGGTTGGTGATGCACTTGGGGTCCTTGCCTTCCATGACGTAGACGCAGGAGTTGGTGGTGCCGAGGTCGATGCCGATGATCTTGCCCATGAAAAAGGTTCCTCCTTGGGAGTGATGATGGCTGCCGGTGCCGCTCAAGGAACCGGATGGTTTGCTCAAAGGACGCGCCCGCCGGAGCGGGCGCGGTCGAGGTTGACAATAATTCGGTTTTCGAAGCTGTAAAGGGGCCCGGGGCCACCTTTTTGCCTCGCAATGCGCGTGATTCCGGGTGGAGGGGGCGCTACTGGCTCACCATCACCTTGGCCGGGCGCAGAAGCCTGCCGCGCAGGCGGTATCCGGCCTGCATCACCGAAAGAACGTGGCCCGGGGCCATGCCGCCGCCGGGCTGCGCGCCCACGGCCTCGTGGATTTCGGGGTTGAACTCCTCGCCGGGGGCGCCGCAAGGCTCCAGCCCGTGGCGGGCCAGGGTGTCCAGGAACACCTTGCGGGTCATCTCCACGCCCAGCACCACGTCCTTGCAGCCGGGCACGGCCGCGCCGTGGGCCAGGGCCAGGTCCAGGTTGTCCAGCACGGGCAGGAGGTCGGCCAGCACGGATTCGGCGGCGTAGCGCACGAATTCCTCTTTCTCGCGGATCAGGCGTTTCTTCAGGTTTTCCGTCTCGGCCAGGGCGCGCAGGCGCTTGTCGGCCTCGGCGGCCACCTCCTGCTTGAGCTTCTCCACCTGCTCCTCCAGGGAGAGGGGGGCTTCGGCGGGGGCGTCGTTTTCGGGCGTGGTCATGGATGGCTCCTCCGAAAGGGCTTCAAGGGAATGGAAGGGTCCGGGGGGACCTTAGAAATGTTTGTCCAGCATGGCGGTGATGAGCTTGGCGGTGTAGTTCACCAGGGGCACCACCTCGGCGTAGTCCATGCGGAGGGGGCCGATGACGCTCACGGAGCCCACGGGGGTCTGGGCGCCTCCGTAGGGGGCGCTCACCAGGCCGCAGCCCGAGAGGTCGGCCACGTGGGACTCGTTGCCCAGGATCACCACGGTGCGGTACTGGGCGATGGTCTTGTCCAGCACGTCCAGGAGCCTCGCGCGGTCCTGCAGCGCGCCCAGCACCTCGCGCATGGCCCCCATGTCGGAGAACTCGGGCTGGGCGAGCATGTTGAGCGTGCCTTCCAGGTAGACCTCGGGGCTCTCGGGGGCGTCGAAGGCCTCCATGGCCAGGCGCAGGGCGCGCCCGGTCAGGTCGGAGAGTTCGCGCTCGGCGGCGGCCATTTCGGCCAGGATGCGCGCGCGCACCTCGGAGACCGCGAGGTTCTGGAAATGGTGGTTGAGGTAGTTGCCGAAGTGCACCAGGTCGTCGGCGGCGATGTCCTCGCCCACGGCCACCAGGCGCTTCTGCACCAGGCCGCCCTGGAGCACCAGGATGCCCATGACAAGCCCCGGACGCAGGAGCACGAAGTCGATCTGCCGCCAGCGGGCCTGGTCCGGCCTGGGGGCCGTGACCACGCAGGCCTGGCGCGACACCGAGGAGACCAGCCGGGAGGCGTGGCGCAGGATGGTGTCGATCTCCAGGCCGGCCTGGCCCAGGGAGGCGGCCATCATTTCCTTGAGGGGCTCGGGCAGGGGGCGGATGCGCATCACCTCGTCGAGGTAGAGGCGGAAGGCCTTCTCGGTGGGCACGCGCCCTGCCGAGGTGTGGGGCTGGCCCAGGTAGCCCTTGTCGGCCAGGTCGGACATGGTGTTGCGGATGGAGGCGGGCGAAAGCCGTATCCCCCCGGCCTTGGAGACCGTGCGCGAGCCCACGGGCTGGGCCTTGGCGATGTAGTCCTCCAGGATGGTGGCGAGGACTTCTTTTTCGCGTGGGAGGAGCGGGGCGTCGCTCATGTTTGGCACTCACCTCTTGAGAGTGCCAGAGAGCTAACAACGCCCCGGCGGGCTGTCAAGAATGGCTGCCGTGGTGTTGGTGCTCCAGGTCGAGCACTTCCTGGCCGCGCACGTAGGGCATGAGCACGGGCTTGTCCACCTGGGTGAGCAGGTTGCCGATGGCGGCCTTGAGGCGCAGGATGGCCTCGGCCACGCCCTTGAGGCTGTCCACCTTGCGGTCCACGTCCAGGTCGATGAGCAGCTTGCGCAGGCGGCTGATCTCTTCGGCCAGGTCGTGCACGTCGCGGTCGGGCTGGGGGCGGTCCAGGGCCGTCTTCACCTCTCCGGCGATGGCCTCGAGCTCTTCGAGCACCATGGAGTTGTAGTTCATCATGATGCCCAGGACGTTGTTGCCCACGTGGGCCATGCCGCCCGCGGCCTTGGCCAGGGCGTCCTTGCCCACTTCGAGCTGGCGGCCCACGGTGAGCGAGACGATCTTGGAGGCGTCGGCCAGGAACTGGGGCTCGTAGCGGTCGAAGAAGCCGGGGTGGTGGGAGTAGAGGTTGATGGCCCCGAAGGCGTCGCAGTCGGAGACGCGCAGGATGAAGGCCAGGCGGGAGCGGTAGCCCTCCTGGTAGGCCATGCAGTCGATGGATTCGCCGCCGCGTTCCAGGCCGCGCAGGTCGTTGGAGAGCACGTGGAACACCCCGCGCTCGTTGACGGCGCGCATGACGGGGTGGGTGTCCATGGAGTCTTCCATGATCCACACGAAGATGGGGGTCTGCTTTTCCTCGGCGTCGGAGGCGGCCACGTTGATCCAGTTGCCTTCCTCGTCGCGCAGGCGGCAGACGAAGAGGTCGGCCCCCAGCTCGCGCAGGAGCACCTCGCCGGAGCGTTCCAGGATCTCCTCGGCCGTGGTGAATTCCTGCCCGGCCTCGACGAGCGCGTAGATGATCTCGGTCATCAGCGTGCTGGATTCGTAGGCGCGCTTGAGCAGCTCGAAGCGGTGCTCCAGCTGGATGAAGTGCGGGTGGCAGTGGCGCAGGCGCTCGATGCGCGAGGACTTGATGCGGTCGAGGTCGAGCCGGAGTTCGGTGAGCGCGCAGAGGAGTTCGCCCCAGTCGCGCACGGGCTGTTCCAGGTTGTGGAAGTCCGGGCGTTTCACCAGGGTGACGAGGCTCGTCTTGAGGGACACCAGCAGGTGCATGATGGCCACGCGGACAGGGGGCGGTGCGTCGTCCAGGAGCTTGGTGACGAGGCAGCGCATGTCCAGGCGGCTCTCGAACCGGCAGGCCTTGGCAAGGTCTTGCGAGAATTGGGGCATAGCGTGCGTGCGAGGATATAACAGCGTTGGGGAAAGGCAAGGGGAAAAAGAGGGCCGCGAAGGTCGTCACCTTCGCGGCCCAAGCCCTGAGGGAAGAGGCCGGCAGGCAGCCGGAATCTCTCGTCTCGAAGGGGTGACGCCAGCAAGACGGCTGAAGTCTCGCGGCATCTCCCCACCACAACCAACCCGCCTTCTTAATAGCAAACGGGATGCCAAAGTTTGAGGAGGCTGGAAAAAGTTATAACCTGTTGATATTGCTCAGTCCGGCCAGAAAGGGGCGTACGATGCGTCCCCGAGGCCGCGAACCCGGCGACGCAGGGTGCGTTCTCAAGAACGCAGGGCGCGGTTGGCGGACGCTCCGGTTGGTGAAACCCATGCCGGGCAGGCTGGACGCGGCCGCTGAGTCGGGGCGAGACTTCTATTTGTAGCGCTTGGTGTTTGGGTTGGATCAAAGTGATCGATTCGTCGGGCGAAAGATTTCATATCACGGAGGGCCCTTTACCCCCGGATTCGCTTGTCTCAATTCACCATAAGTGGGATAATCAGCTAAATAGGTATGATCGCGACAAATGGGACATCAGAATCTTCGTGAGCGAATGTTCATGCCACCCACAGGGAGACCGTCTAATGGCCAAGAAAAAGGCACCGCCGAAGTCTAAACCCACGACTAGCCCCAAGGCTTCGGTTGAGACGCCCACCATCGACCCTGTGCAGCCCCCTGATCCATCTTTCCCCATAGTCGGGATCGGCGCATCTGCAGGAGGTTTGGCGGCTTTTGAGGCATTCTTCTCTGGCATGCCTGTTGAGACCGATCCAGGCATGGCCTTTGTGCTGGTTCAACATCTGGCCCCTGACCACAAAAGCATCCTCACCGACCTTATCCGGCGCTATACCCGCATGCAGGTGTTCGAGGTAGAGGATGGGATGGTAGTGAAGCCTAACTGCGCGTACATCATTCCGCCCAATCGGGATATGGCCTTTCTGAATGGCACGCTCCAATTATTGGAACCTTTAGCTCCCCGAGGACAGCGTCTGCCGATTGATTTCTTTTTCCGGTCCCTGGCCCAAGATCAACGCGAGAAGGCCATAGCCATAGTGCTCTCTGGAACCGGAAGTGATGGAACTATGGGGGTTCGGGCCATCAAGGGCGAAGGGGGCATGGTCATGGCCCAGAAACCCGAGTCCACCGAGTATGATGGAATGCCGCGAAGCGCCCTTGCCACCGGCCTAGTTGATTTCGAATTGCCACCAGCCGAGATGCCAGCCCAGATAATCAGCTACGTCGTCCATGCATTCGGCAAGCCCCCTCGGCAGGTAACAGCTCTTCCGCTCAAGACAGAAAGCACTCTAAAAAAGATTTTCATCCTCCTTCGTGCACAGACCAGTCATGATTTTTCCCAGTATAAGCCGAGCACGATTCATCGCCGGATTGAACGACGAATGGCAGTTCATCAGATCGATACGATGGACGGCTACGTCAAGTGTTTGCAACGGACCCCCGCTGAAGTTGAAGCCCTCTTTCGTGATCTGTTGATCGGCGTAACCAATTTCTTTCGCGATCCTGCTGCCTTTAAAGCCCTTGAAGAACAAATTATCCCGAAACTCTTTGCCGGTAAGTCCCCAGGCTCTCTGATTCGCATTTGGTCGCCAGGATGCTCGACAGGTGAAGAGGCATACTCTTTGGCCATCCTCCTGCAAGAGCGAATGGATGATTTGAAACAGAGCTTCAAAGTCCAAATTTTCGCCACCGACATTGACAGCCAGTCGATTGGAACAGCCCGCAGCGGTCTTTATCCTGCTAGCATTTCCTCTGACATCTCTGAAGAACGTTTAGCTCGATTTTTCTCTGTTGAGGCTGACGGGGTCGCGTACCGAGTTAATAAAGGCATCCGGGACATGCTTGTCTTTTCTGAGCAGAATGTGATCAAGGACCCACCCTTCTCCAAACTCGACCTGATTAGTTGTCGTAATCTGCTTATTTATTTGGACGGGGACTTGCAGAAGAAGATTATTCCACTTTTTCACTACGCCTTGAACCCTGGCGGCTTCCTTTTTCTGGGAACCTCGGAAACTGTTGGCGAGTTCGGCGACCTATTTTCTACGCTTGAAAGAAAGTTGAAGATTTACCAGCGCAAAGGGGATGTCCTGGGTTCTCACCGCATACCCCTAGGGCAATTCCTGCCACCCATGACTGCGTTGGATGCTAGACGCCCATTAGGAGCATCAAGGGGAGTTGACACTAGTAATCTACCTATGCGGGAATTAACTGAAAAAACACTTCTGCAACAGTTTGATCCTGTCGCTGCCCTGGTCAACGGGCAAGGTGTCATTTTCTATCTACACGGTCGCTCTGGCCAGTATCTGGAACAGCCTCCGGGTGAAGTTGGTGTCGTAAATATTTTGAAAAATGCTCGCGAAGGGTTGCGGCGAGACTTGGCCACCGCCTTGCACAAAGCCGTCCAGACCAGAGAAGTCGTTCAGTTTTCTGGCCTTCGAGTTAAAACCAATGGCGACTTCACTTCGGTCAACCTGACCATTCGCCCGGTCATGACTGGCACTGGCGGAGTAACGGAATCACCCCTCTTTCTCGTCATCCTGGAGCAATCTCAATCACCCGCCAACGAGCAGGAAGGGATTTCCACCCCGCAGGCCCTCGAAGCTGACGGCATTTTGGGTTCAACTGTTGATGAGCGCATCACATCACTTAAACAAGAACTGCGAGCCAAGGAAGAGTATCTTCAAACTACTAACGAGGAACTGGAAACCTCTAACGAAGAACTCAAATCCTCGAACGAGGAGATGCAGTCGGTCAATGAAGAGCTCCAATCCACAAATGAAGAACTTGAGACATCCAAGGAAGAACTCCAATCGGTCAACGAAGAACTGGCGACGGTCAACTCTGAGCTCCAAACCAAGGTGGCGGATTTGTCGCGAGCCAACAACGATATGAACAACCTTCTGGCCGGTACGGGCATTGCCACCATCTTTGTTGATCATAAGTTACACATCCTTCGTTTCACCCCTGCCGCCACTCAGATAATCAACCTGATCCTGAGTGATGTGGGGAGACCAGTGCGCCATATCGTGTCAAATCTTGTCGGGTATGATAGCTTGGTGGCTGATGCGCAGGCCGTCCTTGATTCTCTGACCCCTAAAGAGACAGAAGTTCAGACGCTTGAAGGCAAGTGGTACACGATGCGCATTCGGCCTTATCGGACACTCGACAATGTGATTGAAGGCGTTGTGATCACGTTCTTCGATATCACTGAGATGAAAAAATCGCAGGATCTGCTTGCGCAGGCAAACGACCAGCTCCGTCTAGCTGTGGTTGTACGCGACTCCCAAGATGCCATCTTGATGCTGAATTTGGACGGGGGCATCATGGCCTGGAATCCTTCGGCTCAAAGGATATTCGGTTGGACCAAACAAGAAGCTTTGAGCATGAACATTCGTGACATCATCCCTCAAGATAAGCGCGAAGAAGAAATTAAAATACTTCGCCGAATCTCAGCGGGAGGCGAGCATGAACCGTATAAGGCGCAGCGTCTCACCAGGGATGGAAAGCTCGTGGCGGTATCGATACTGGCGACACCTCTTATCGGTGAGGCCGGTCAAGTTTATGCTCTCGCGACCACGGAGCGACCTTTGCTCTGAGGGGGAACCATGACGAAGGACAAGCTGCGCCAGGAAGCGGAGAAACGCGTATTGGCAAGTGAGACCAAGAACGATCGCGCTCTTTTACTCGAAGAAACACAGCAGGTTCTTCACGAACTCCGCGTCCACCAGATTGAGTTGGAGATGCAGAACGAGGAACTGCGTCTAGCTCAGGCAGAGTTGGATGCCGGGCGGGCGCGCTATTTTGATCTTTATGACCTGGCACCCATTGGGTATCTCACCCTTACGGATAGGGGGTTTATCCAGGAGGCTAACCTCACTGTTGCGACCCTGCTAGGTGTTCCCCGGACCGAGCTTATCAAGCAGCCGTTAAGCCGATTCATCCATGTAGAGTTCCAGGGTCAGTACTACCACCACCGCAAGAAGCTCCTTGAGACAAGTGAGTCGCAGGTATGGGAACTATTGATGGTTAAAATGGATGGCACGCCTTTTTGGGCGAGCCTTTCCTCCGCGGTCACTCGAGACTTCGAGGGAATCATTGTATACCGCGTCGTGATAAGCGACATCACAGAACGCAAGCAGGCTGAAGAGGGCTTGCTGAAGAGTGAAGCGCATCTCCGCATTATCTCCGAAAACACATACGACTGGGAATACTGGCGAGCCCCGGACGGTAAGTACGTTTGGGTTTCCCCTTCGTGCAAAGCCATCTCTGGCTTCGCACCGGAAGAGTTTACAAAGGACGAACCACTCTCGATCCTTGAGATAGTTCACCCAAAAGACCGGGGAATCTGGAAAGAGCACCTGGAGGAATTGGACAAACTTCAGCATCAGCCTCAGGAAATAGAATTCAGAATAATCAAGCCCTCTGGCGATGTCGTCTGGATCAGCCATATCTGCAAATCAATCTTCAGCGATGAAGGCGTCTTCTTGGGCCGCCGTGTATGCAATCGAGACATAACGGAGCGAAAAACCATAGAGCAGGCTCTGACTTTTTTGGCCACCT
Encoded proteins:
- a CDS encoding phosphatase PAP2 family protein: MLSLCRRALLLLALGMSLAVAGLAPGRALAQPLGPDPYFSSAAATLAALQLLPLPPAPGTAAQAANVQLLQAVTATATPQMTAAALWDSDPSVFDFSQVLGQDFNAKNLPAANAFFTRVALNIENTNINLDRIYNSQGPVSPASYPSAHTLLGLVDGMILADMVPEKRGELVTYGVQYGLNRLILGQHWPADVGAGQMEAGVVLLALRASPSFQSDFDLARAEVRARLGLR
- the dnaK gene encoding molecular chaperone DnaK, encoding MGKIIGIDLGTTNSCVYVMEGKDPKCITNPEGGRTTPSIVAFTKERLVGEIAKRQSVTNPEKTIFAVKRLMGRAFDAPEVAEWLKHCPYKIVAGANGDAAVEVEGKRYSAPEVSAMILAKLKADAEAYLGETVTEAVITVPAYFNDSQRQATKDAGRIAGLEVKRIINEPTAASLAYGFDKKANEKIAVFDLGGGTFDISILEVGDNVVEVRATNGDTFLGGEDFDHRVIQYLVDEFKRENGIDLSQDRMALQRLKEAAEKAKKELSTAMETEVNLPFITADANGPKHMMVKLSRGKLEKLVEDLVERTAGPCRKALADAGLTAADVDEVILVGGMTRMPLVSQKVKELFGKEPNRSVNPDEVVAMGAAIQGGILTGDVKDVLLLDVTPLTLGIETLGGVFTKLIERNTTIPTRKSQVFTTAADNQPSVSIHVLQGERPMAQDNMTLGRFELTGIPAAPRGVPQIEVGFDIDANGIVNVTAKDTATGKQQSIQITASSGLSEAEIQRLIKDAESHAADDKKKQETIEARNHADTLVYTTEKSLRELGDKVDAVTKGEIEAKAEKLKELMKGDDAEAIKKATDELAQVSHKLAEKLYQQQGAQPGGPEAGGPGAPGGHGPAGGPKGDDDVVDADYTEVKK
- a CDS encoding nucleotide exchange factor GrpE, whose product is MTTPENDAPAEAPLSLEEQVEKLKQEVAAEADKRLRALAETENLKKRLIREKEEFVRYAAESVLADLLPVLDNLDLALAHGAAVPGCKDVVLGVEMTRKVFLDTLARHGLEPCGAPGEEFNPEIHEAVGAQPGGGMAPGHVLSVMQAGYRLRGRLLRPAKVMVSQ
- the hrcA gene encoding heat-inducible transcriptional repressor HrcA is translated as MSDAPLLPREKEVLATILEDYIAKAQPVGSRTVSKAGGIRLSPASIRNTMSDLADKGYLGQPHTSAGRVPTEKAFRLYLDEVMRIRPLPEPLKEMMAASLGQAGLEIDTILRHASRLVSSVSRQACVVTAPRPDQARWRQIDFVLLRPGLVMGILVLQGGLVQKRLVAVGEDIAADDLVHFGNYLNHHFQNLAVSEVRARILAEMAAAERELSDLTGRALRLAMEAFDAPESPEVYLEGTLNMLAQPEFSDMGAMREVLGALQDRARLLDVLDKTIAQYRTVVILGNESHVADLSGCGLVSAPYGGAQTPVGSVSVIGPLRMDYAEVVPLVNYTAKLITAMLDKHF
- a CDS encoding histidine kinase, with amino-acid sequence MPQFSQDLAKACRFESRLDMRCLVTKLLDDAPPPVRVAIMHLLVSLKTSLVTLVKRPDFHNLEQPVRDWGELLCALTELRLDLDRIKSSRIERLRHCHPHFIQLEHRFELLKRAYESSTLMTEIIYALVEAGQEFTTAEEILERSGEVLLRELGADLFVCRLRDEEGNWINVAASDAEEKQTPIFVWIMEDSMDTHPVMRAVNERGVFHVLSNDLRGLERGGESIDCMAYQEGYRSRLAFILRVSDCDAFGAINLYSHHPGFFDRYEPQFLADASKIVSLTVGRQLEVGKDALAKAAGGMAHVGNNVLGIMMNYNSMVLEELEAIAGEVKTALDRPQPDRDVHDLAEEISRLRKLLIDLDVDRKVDSLKGVAEAILRLKAAIGNLLTQVDKPVLMPYVRGQEVLDLEHQHHGSHS
- a CDS encoding chemotaxis protein CheB, translating into MAKKKAPPKSKPTTSPKASVETPTIDPVQPPDPSFPIVGIGASAGGLAAFEAFFSGMPVETDPGMAFVLVQHLAPDHKSILTDLIRRYTRMQVFEVEDGMVVKPNCAYIIPPNRDMAFLNGTLQLLEPLAPRGQRLPIDFFFRSLAQDQREKAIAIVLSGTGSDGTMGVRAIKGEGGMVMAQKPESTEYDGMPRSALATGLVDFELPPAEMPAQIISYVVHAFGKPPRQVTALPLKTESTLKKIFILLRAQTSHDFSQYKPSTIHRRIERRMAVHQIDTMDGYVKCLQRTPAEVEALFRDLLIGVTNFFRDPAAFKALEEQIIPKLFAGKSPGSLIRIWSPGCSTGEEAYSLAILLQERMDDLKQSFKVQIFATDIDSQSIGTARSGLYPASISSDISEERLARFFSVEADGVAYRVNKGIRDMLVFSEQNVIKDPPFSKLDLISCRNLLIYLDGDLQKKIIPLFHYALNPGGFLFLGTSETVGEFGDLFSTLERKLKIYQRKGDVLGSHRIPLGQFLPPMTALDARRPLGASRGVDTSNLPMRELTEKTLLQQFDPVAALVNGQGVIFYLHGRSGQYLEQPPGEVGVVNILKNAREGLRRDLATALHKAVQTREVVQFSGLRVKTNGDFTSVNLTIRPVMTGTGGVTESPLFLVILEQSQSPANEQEGISTPQALEADGILGSTVDERITSLKQELRAKEEYLQTTNEELETSNEELKSSNEEMQSVNEELQSTNEELETSKEELQSVNEELATVNSELQTKVADLSRANNDMNNLLAGTGIATIFVDHKLHILRFTPAATQIINLILSDVGRPVRHIVSNLVGYDSLVADAQAVLDSLTPKETEVQTLEGKWYTMRIRPYRTLDNVIEGVVITFFDITEMKKSQDLLAQANDQLRLAVVVRDSQDAILMLNLDGGIMAWNPSAQRIFGWTKQEALSMNIRDIIPQDKREEEIKILRRISAGGEHEPYKAQRLTRDGKLVAVSILATPLIGEAGQVYALATTERPLL